The Malus domestica chromosome 08, GDT2T_hap1 genomic interval TAGATTTCTGAGGCTGAAGAAATGGCTGATGGGATCATTTCCATGCTACTCGATCGGCTGGTTTCAACAGCTTATGAGTACGTGGATGGAGAGGTGAAACTTGTTTTGGACGCCaagaaagaaattgaagaatttgCTGGCAATCTCAGAGCTATTCAAGCTGTTCTCGAAGAGGCGGAGCAAAGGCAAGTGAAGGAGGCCAGTGTGAGGAATTGGTTGGATCAGCTCAAAGACATATCCTTCCAGATGGTGGACGTGCTGGACGAGTGGAACACTGACATGCTGAGACAACAGGTTGAGAAGCAAGAACGAGAAGGTGAAGATGCTCTTGTTCCcaacaagaaaaagaaggtaAATTTCTCTGTTGCCCACACTAGCTGCTTTTGTTTTGACAAAGTCAGACGGGTAATTCTCCGTCGTGACATTGCGCTTAAGGTAAAACATCTGAATGGCAGGCTAAGTGCAATTGATAAGCAAAGAAAACGGTATGGGTTTCAAAAGATAAAAGGAGGCATTCAACAATTGCCTGAACGACCGAAGACTTCGTCTTTTGTCGTCTTATCAGAAGTATTTGGtcgagaaaaggaaaaagacatTCTGCTAAAAAAGTTGTTGAGTGATAGTGGAGAAGATGGGGTCCTTATCATTCCTATTATAGGGATGGGAGGAATAGGGAAGACAACTTTGATCCAACTAGTTTATAATGATGGCAATGTTAAAGCTTATTTTGAAAAAAGAGTGTGGGTTTGTGTATCAGATCCTTTTGATGAGATTAAGATTGCCAAAGCTATAAGCGGTGATGATGCCCCAATCTCAAATGAGTTGGATTATGTCTTGCAACGCATGTCAAGTTCCATCGAGGGAAAAAGGTATCTCCTTGTCCTAGATGATGTGTGGACCCACGACCGTGATAAGTGGGAAAAATTAAGGGCATCACTAATCCAAAGTGGTGCTCATGGAAGTAGAATATTGGTGACCACAAGAAAGCATGAGGTCGTTGATATGATGAGAGCAAAAAGTGACATGATCAATTTGGGAGAGTTAAGTGAAGGACATTGTTTATCCATCTTTAATCACATGGCGTTTGCTAAGAGGGAAGTCGACGAATCTAAGGCGTTTGAAGATATTAGTAAGAAAATTGTAGAGAAATGTAAGGGTTTCCCTCTTGCTGCAAAAGCTTTAGGGAGTCTAATGCACAACAAAAGAACAATGAGGGAATGGCGAGATGTTTTAAATAGTAAGATATGGGATTGGGAAGAGGTGGAGAAAGATGTTTTTCAACCACTTTTTCTAAGTTATTATGATTTGGCCCCAGCAGTCAAATGTTGTCTTTTGTACTGCGCTAATTTTCCTAAAGATTATGAGTTTGAGCGGAATAATTTGATTAATCTTTGGATGACACAAGATTATCTTAATTCAAAAGGGAATAAAGATAAGGGAGAAGTGGGTCAAGCATTTTTTGATAACTTAGTAGCACGATCtttttttcaagatttgaagaAAGATAGTGTCAGTGGTAAAATTATAAGTTGCAAAATGCATGATATTACTCATGACTTTGTGCAATCCCTCACCAAGAATGAATGTTTGATCATCGGTGCTGAGGGTGTTGACAATGAAATAGaggttttgggtgaaaaggtTCGTCATTTGACCTTAGTGTTGGAACACGGTGAGCCACTCCCACCTTGTAATGCATAT includes:
- the LOC103440592 gene encoding putative disease resistance protein RGA3, whose protein sequence is MADGIISMLLDRLVSTAYEYVDGEVKLVLDAKKEIEEFAGNLRAIQAVLEEAEQRQVKEASVRNWLDQLKDISFQMVDVLDEWNTDMLRQQVEKQEREGEDALVPNKKKKVNFSVAHTSCFCFDKVRRVILRRDIALKVKHLNGRLSAIDKQRKRYGFQKIKGGIQQLPERPKTSSFVVLSEVFGREKEKDILLKKLLSDSGEDGVLIIPIIGMGGIGKTTLIQLVYNDGNVKAYFEKRVWVCVSDPFDEIKIAKAISGDDAPISNELDYVLQRMSSSIEGKRYLLVLDDVWTHDRDKWEKLRASLIQSGAHGSRILVTTRKHEVVDMMRAKSDMINLGELSEGHCLSIFNHMAFAKREVDESKAFEDISKKIVEKCKGFPLAAKALGSLMHNKRTMREWRDVLNSKIWDWEEVEKDVFQPLFLSYYDLAPAVKCCLLYCANFPKDYEFERNNLINLWMTQDYLNSKGNKDKGEVGQAFFDNLVARSFFQDLKKDSVSGKIISCKMHDITHDFVQSLTKNECLIIGAEGVDNEIEVLGEKVRHLTLVLEHGEPLPPCNAYYNCKNLRTLTKISYSRYGSSIAMIDSNFILQLKCLRTLNLSESGLSEIPKEIGELIHLRHIDLSWNRCLKILPDSICELYNLYTLHLCHCSFLQKLPDNMGKLISLKHLYVDGCLGLKYLPRGIRRLKKLKSIDVSLVICGDDEDKAALQLGDLGVFNLEGSLTIILEGNVKDESELEKAQLWHMKQLFHLGINSEHVQYKQTGSNVEILNVLRPHENLESLDISYYWGTTCPNWMMSLHTLRIISLLGWSECKFLPPLGKLLYLEKLTIMSMEMVEKVSGEFLGIDKDQTSLTSSSFSFFPKLKELKIGYMFALEEWEVGVEGWNKEDSEISIMPCLSSLEIRYCKGIKTLPDFLCKTPLQDLIIEDCPSLSERCEQGSGDEWPKISHIPNIKISSYWT